Proteins from a single region of Nerophis ophidion isolate RoL-2023_Sa linkage group LG10, RoL_Noph_v1.0, whole genome shotgun sequence:
- the cnga1b gene encoding cyclic nucleotide-gated channel rod photoreceptor subunit alpha isoform X2: MYNWTIIIARACFEELQTDYVLYWFLLDFCCDLLYLADMVFRTRTGYLEQGLLVKDEQKLRERYSESFQFKLDLLSMIPTDVLYVLLGLNYPEIRLNKLLRFNRMLEFFQRTETRTSYPNALRISNLVMYIVIIIHWNACLYYSFSKAIGFGSDRFVYPNPADPEFGRLVRKYAYSMYWSTLTLTTIGETPPPVENSEYFFVVTDFLVGVLIFATIVGNVGSMITNMNAARADFQARIDAIKQYMSFRKVTKDLEKRVIKWFDFLWTNKKAVDEREVLKFLPDKLRAEIAINVHLDTLKKVRIFADCEAGLLVELVLKLQPQVYSPGDYICKKGDIGREMYIIKEGKLAVVADDGIKQFVVLSDGSYFGEISILAIKGSKAGNRRTANIRSIGYSDLFCLSKDDLMEALTEYPDAKALLEEKGRQILMKDGLLDLEVAAQGPDPKEMEEKVDRMTCTLDVLQTRYARLLAEHEATHSKLKHRINKLERKLPPPHPVQPDHEPTPTPETQPSK, from the exons ATGTACAACTGGACCATCATCATCGCCAG GGCTTGCTTTGAGGAACTGCAGACGGACTATGTGCTGTACTGGTTCCTTTTGGATTTTTGCTGCGATTTGCTGTACCTCGCCGACATGGTCTTCAGAACTAGGACGG GCTACCTGGAGCAGGGTCTTCTAGTGAAGGATGAGCAGAAGCTGCGTGAGCGCTACTCCGAGAGCTTCCAGTTCAAATTGGACCTGCTCTCTATGATCCCTACTGATGTTCTGTATGTTCTTCTGGGCCTCAACTACCCTGAGATCCGCCTCAACAAGCTGCTGAGGTTCAACAG GATGCTGGAGTTCTTCCAAAGGACTGAGACCAGAACTAGCTACCCCAATGCGCTGCGGATCTCCAACCTGGTCATGtacatcgtcatcatcatccacTGGAATGCCTGCCTCTACTACTCCTTTTCCAAGGCCATTG GTTTTGGTTCGGACAGGTTTGTTTATCCTAACCCCGCAGATCCAGAGTTTGGACGCCTGGTAAGAAAGTACGCTTACAGCATGTACTGGTCCACGCTGACGCTAACCACAATCGGCGAAACTCCACCCCCTGTCGAGAACTCTGAGTACTTCTTTGTGGTCACCGACTTTTTG GTAGGCGTGCTGATCTTTGCCACCATTGTGGGCAACGTGGGCTCCATGATCACCAACATGAACGCTGCCCGCGCCGACTTCCAAGCCCGCATCGACGCCATTAAGCAGTACATGAGCTTCCGCAAG GTAACAAAGGACCTGGAGAAGCGCGTCATCAAGTGGTTTGACTTCCTGTGGACCAACAAGAAAGCGGTAGATGAACGGGAGGTGCTCAAGTTCCTGCCAGACAAACTGAGAGCGGAGATCGCCATCAACGTACACTTGGACACACTTAAGAAG GTGCGTATCTTCGCCGACTGCGAGGCGGGGCTTCTGGTGGAGCTGGTGTTGAAGCTACAGCCTCAGGTCTACAGTCCCGGGGACTACATCTGCAAGAAGGGCGACATCGGTCGCGAGATGTACATCATCAAGGAGGGAAAGCTTGCCGTGGTGGCCGATGACGGCATCAAACAGTTTGTGGTCCTGAGTGATGGAAGCTACTTTGGGGAAATCAGCATCCTGGCCATCAAAG GCAGTAAAGCAGGAAACAGACGGACAGCAAACATCCGGAGCATCGGTTACTCCGACCTTTTCTGCCTTTCTAAAGATGACCTGATGGAGGCACTAACTGAGTACCCTGACGCCAAAGCCTTGCTGGAAGAGAAGGGGAGACAGATCTTAATGAAGGACGGCCTGCTGGATCTGGAG GTTGCGGCACAGGGTCCTGACCCTAAGGAGATGGAGGAGAAGGTAGACCGAATGACTTGCACCCTCGACGTACTGCAGACGCGTTACGCTCGTCTTTTGGCCGAACACGAAGCTACTCACAGCAAGCTCAAACATCGCATCAACAAACTGGAAAGGAAGTTACCGCCGCCCCACCCTGTCCAGCCAGACCATGAGCCAACCCCAACTCCTGAGACACAGCCCAGCAAATAA
- the nfxl1 gene encoding NF-X1-type zinc finger protein NFXL1, whose translation MEPAWLPQGRGRGRNHSQVERSRPQRMAAGRPGSGVERGGSSTKMAVPSEGVAVHTKFEEIRKSDQAAAQRLMNSRLSSSSSDDDDDEDAEADHKDAKRGQILESTFTTYTDQTGGDATGLLRTGQYVSELFQSGALTCLICIASVKRTQAVWSCSSCFSLFHLPCIQKWARDSAFLVSSVTDEDFGQKQHPWPCPKCRAEYPHSATPTKYTCYCGKLQDPPPDPWLVPHSCGSVCQKELKPSCGHACLLLCHPGPCPPCPKMVSVSCLCGKAKPLPRRCSSKAWSCQKPCGRRLLCQQHTCSQPCHSECPHCPRVSLQKCVCGLQESQRPCASPKWNCQNVCGVLLSCGNHTCELVCHDGLCPPCPRSLSRSCPCGKTKWSLPCTEEVSLCGDTCDRLLTCGKHTCTMRCHRGNCDTCRQEVEKECRCGKYRKLLACHKEYVCESKCSKSRSCQKHQCRRKCCPGNCAPCDQNCGRTLGCRNHKCPSVCHQGSCYPCPVTVDVKCACGATSLTVPCGRERSTKPPRCKELCRCPPSCHHTSRERHRCHPGLCPPCTQPCLLPLVGCSHTCPQPCHDRVLVKSQQVQLTGPWQQPSEPAFVTKALPCPPCQVPIPVSCFGEHEVSPLPCHHRGRFSCKRPCGQPLTCGNHTCSRECHLVTNNDKCGECEESCSKSRPPLCPHTCPLPCHPGSCPPCSQMIRQRCYCKMSVLYVECTKMTSADGDMRLAMGSCGNQCPKELSCNHRCKQVCHPGACEVKCHQKVKLRCPCKRVKKEILCALSSEYVVECDDTCKQQQKKVSQLKEVEQKAAEEEEQKKRQDELEAFTKRQQRGGRRSKKRGRQEDTENQSGSARCWRGLAFVLVPLGGVLLSVAAYILLNS comes from the exons ATGGAGCCTGCCTGGCTACCTCAGGGCAGGGGGCGAGGTCGTAACCATAGTCAAGTGGAAAGGTCACGACCCCAACGCATGGCAGCAGGGAGGCCAGGCAGTGGTGTAGAAAGAGGAGGATCAAGCACAAAAATGGCAGTCCCATCAGAAG GTGTTGCCGTCCACACTAAGTTTGAGGAGATCCGAAAGTCTGACCAGGCGGCGGCGCAGCGACTGATGAATAGCCGGTTGAGCTCCTCGTCGTCCGACgacgatgatgatgaagatgcaGAAGCCGACCACAAGGATGCGAAGAGAGGACAGATACTGGAGTCTACCTTCACCACTTACACCGACCAGACAG GTGGAGATGCCACAGGTCTTCTCAGAACTGGCCAGTATGTCAGCGAGCTCTTTCAGTCAGGAGCGCTTACCTGCCTCATCTGCATCGCCTCTGTCAAGAGGACCCAGGCG GTGTGGAGCTGCTCCAGCTGCTTCTCCCTCTTCCATCTTCCATGTATCCAAAAATGGGCCAGAGACTCTGCTTTCCTCGTTAGCTCCGTCACGGATGAAGACTTTGGACAAAAGCAGCACCCATGGCCCTG TCCTAAGTGTCGAGCAGAGTATCCCCACAGTGCCACGCCCACCAA GTACACGTGTTACTGCGGGAAGCTTCAGGACCCTCCACCTGATCCGTGGCTAGTTCCTCACTCGTGTGGCTCTGTATGTCAGAAGGAGCTGAAACCTTCTTGTGGACACGCGTGTCTTCTACTCTGTCACCCTG GTCCTTGCCCCCCTTGTCCAAAGATggtgtctgtttcctgtttgtgcgGAAAAGCTAAGCCCCTCCCGCGTCGCTGTAGCAGCAAA GCCTGGTCGTGCCAGAAGCCATGCGGACGGCGGTTACTATGCCAACAACACACTTGCTCACAGCCGTGTCACTCAG aGTGCCCCCACTGCCCCAGAGTCAGCCTtcagaagtgtgtgtgtggactACAGGAATCCCAAAGACCTTGCGCTAGTCCTAAGTGGAACTGTCAGAAT GTGTGCGGTGTCCTTCTCTCCTGTGGAAATCACACCTGTGAGCTGGTGTGTCATGACGGACTTTGCCCTCCTTGTCCTCGCTCGCTTAGCAGATCATGTCCATGTGGCAAGACCA aGTGGTCCCTGCCGTGCACAGAGGAAGTCTCACTGTGTGGGGATACGTGTGACCGCCTTCTAACATGTGGAAAACACACCTGCACCATGAGGTGTCACCGTGGGAATTGTGACACCTGCAGACAG gAGGTGGAGAAGGAGTGCAGGTGTGGGAAATACAGGAAGTTGCTGGCGTGTCACAAAGAGTATGTGTGTGAGTCCAAATGTTCAAAGAGTAGAAGCTGCCAGAAACATCAGTGTAGGAGGAAG TGTTGCCCTGGCAACTGCGCCCCTTGTGACCAGAACTGTGGTCGAACTCTGGGATGTCGCAACCACAAATGTCCATCTGTCTGCCACCaag GAAGTTGTTATCCATGTCCAGTGACGGTGGACGTTAAGTGCGCATGCGGCGCTACCTCCTTGACGGTCCCGTGTGGACGAGAACGGAGTACCAAGCCTCCCCGCTGCAAAGAGCTCTGCAG GTGTCCTCCCTCCTGCCACCACACGTCCAGAGAACGCCACCGCTGCCACCCGGGGCTCTGCCCACCATGTACACAGCCCTGCCTCCTGCCTCTGGTTGGCTGTTCGCACACTTGCCCGCAGCCGTGTCACGACCGGGTTCTGGTTAAGTCGCAGCAG GTGCAGTTGACTGGACCATGGCAGCAGCCATCAGAACCAGCATTTGTGACCAAGGCCCTGCCATGCCCCCCTTGTCAAGTCCCGATTCCAGT GTCCTGTTTTGGAGAACATGAG GTCAGCCCGCTGCCGTGTCATCATCGTGGACGTTTCTCTTGCAAGAGACCCTGTGGACAACCTCTGACCTGTGGAAATCACACCTGCAGCAGAGAATGTCACCTGGTTACCAACAACGACAAG TGTGGGGAGTGTGAGGAGAGCTGCTCTAAATCCCGCCCACCTCTTTGTCCTCACACCTGCCCACTCCCCTGTCACCCTGGGAGCTGTCCCCCCTGCAGCCAGATGATACGCCAGCGCTGCTACTGTAAGATGAGCGTGCTTTATGTGGAGTGCAC AAAAATGACGTCAGCTGATGGTGACATGAGATTGGCGATGGGTTCGTGTGGTAACCAGTGTCCCAAAGAG cTCAGCTGCAACCATCGCTGCAAGCAGGTGTGTCATCCAGGTGCGTGTGAGGTCAAATGTCATCAGAAGGTAAAGCTGCGATGTCCTTGCAAGAGGGTGAAGAAG GAGATACTTTGTGCGCTGTCGTCAGAGTATGTCGTTGAGTGTGATGACACCTGCAAACAACAGCAAAAGAAAGTTAGCCAG TTGAAGGAGGTGGAGCAAAAAGCAGCAGAGGAAGAGGAGCAAAAGAAACGTCAG GATGAGCTGGAGGCGTTCACCAAACGTCAGCAACGAGGAGGTCGCAGGAGCAAGAAGCGAGGCAGGCAAGAGGACACTGAGAACCAAAGTGGGAGTGCAAGGTGTTGGAGGGGCTTGGCCTTTGTCCTTGTGCCACTGGGTGGAGTGCTGCTTTCAGTCGCTGCTTATATCCTATTGAACAGCTAG
- the cnga1b gene encoding cGMP-gated cation channel alpha-1 isoform X1, giving the protein MARVTPLDPPNLGFEDMEGELNLAVADRRVKLLFNINNSNNKKEKKKKKKEKKNKEKKKEEKKEEETKEAVVQEITVVDPAGNTYYHWLFIITVPVMYNWTIIIARACFEELQTDYVLYWFLLDFCCDLLYLADMVFRTRTGYLEQGLLVKDEQKLRERYSESFQFKLDLLSMIPTDVLYVLLGLNYPEIRLNKLLRFNRMLEFFQRTETRTSYPNALRISNLVMYIVIIIHWNACLYYSFSKAIGFGSDRFVYPNPADPEFGRLVRKYAYSMYWSTLTLTTIGETPPPVENSEYFFVVTDFLVGVLIFATIVGNVGSMITNMNAARADFQARIDAIKQYMSFRKVTKDLEKRVIKWFDFLWTNKKAVDEREVLKFLPDKLRAEIAINVHLDTLKKVRIFADCEAGLLVELVLKLQPQVYSPGDYICKKGDIGREMYIIKEGKLAVVADDGIKQFVVLSDGSYFGEISILAIKGSKAGNRRTANIRSIGYSDLFCLSKDDLMEALTEYPDAKALLEEKGRQILMKDGLLDLEVAAQGPDPKEMEEKVDRMTCTLDVLQTRYARLLAEHEATHSKLKHRINKLERKLPPPHPVQPDHEPTPTPETQPSK; this is encoded by the exons ATGGCCAGAGTAACGCCGCTAGACCCGCCCAACCTGGGTTTTGAGGATATGGAAGGCGAGTTAAACTTGGCTGTGGCAGACAG GCGTGTCAAACTTTTATTCAAcatcaacaacagcaacaacaa aaaggaaaagaagaagaaaaagaaagagaAGAAAAA CaaggagaagaagaaagaggAGAAGAAAGAGGAGGAAACGAAGGAGGCAGT TGTGCAAGAGATCACTGTCGTGGACCCGGCAGGAAACACGTATTATCACTGGCTGTTCATCATCACGGTTCCTGTTATGTACAACTGGACCATCATCATCGCCAG GGCTTGCTTTGAGGAACTGCAGACGGACTATGTGCTGTACTGGTTCCTTTTGGATTTTTGCTGCGATTTGCTGTACCTCGCCGACATGGTCTTCAGAACTAGGACGG GCTACCTGGAGCAGGGTCTTCTAGTGAAGGATGAGCAGAAGCTGCGTGAGCGCTACTCCGAGAGCTTCCAGTTCAAATTGGACCTGCTCTCTATGATCCCTACTGATGTTCTGTATGTTCTTCTGGGCCTCAACTACCCTGAGATCCGCCTCAACAAGCTGCTGAGGTTCAACAG GATGCTGGAGTTCTTCCAAAGGACTGAGACCAGAACTAGCTACCCCAATGCGCTGCGGATCTCCAACCTGGTCATGtacatcgtcatcatcatccacTGGAATGCCTGCCTCTACTACTCCTTTTCCAAGGCCATTG GTTTTGGTTCGGACAGGTTTGTTTATCCTAACCCCGCAGATCCAGAGTTTGGACGCCTGGTAAGAAAGTACGCTTACAGCATGTACTGGTCCACGCTGACGCTAACCACAATCGGCGAAACTCCACCCCCTGTCGAGAACTCTGAGTACTTCTTTGTGGTCACCGACTTTTTG GTAGGCGTGCTGATCTTTGCCACCATTGTGGGCAACGTGGGCTCCATGATCACCAACATGAACGCTGCCCGCGCCGACTTCCAAGCCCGCATCGACGCCATTAAGCAGTACATGAGCTTCCGCAAG GTAACAAAGGACCTGGAGAAGCGCGTCATCAAGTGGTTTGACTTCCTGTGGACCAACAAGAAAGCGGTAGATGAACGGGAGGTGCTCAAGTTCCTGCCAGACAAACTGAGAGCGGAGATCGCCATCAACGTACACTTGGACACACTTAAGAAG GTGCGTATCTTCGCCGACTGCGAGGCGGGGCTTCTGGTGGAGCTGGTGTTGAAGCTACAGCCTCAGGTCTACAGTCCCGGGGACTACATCTGCAAGAAGGGCGACATCGGTCGCGAGATGTACATCATCAAGGAGGGAAAGCTTGCCGTGGTGGCCGATGACGGCATCAAACAGTTTGTGGTCCTGAGTGATGGAAGCTACTTTGGGGAAATCAGCATCCTGGCCATCAAAG GCAGTAAAGCAGGAAACAGACGGACAGCAAACATCCGGAGCATCGGTTACTCCGACCTTTTCTGCCTTTCTAAAGATGACCTGATGGAGGCACTAACTGAGTACCCTGACGCCAAAGCCTTGCTGGAAGAGAAGGGGAGACAGATCTTAATGAAGGACGGCCTGCTGGATCTGGAG GTTGCGGCACAGGGTCCTGACCCTAAGGAGATGGAGGAGAAGGTAGACCGAATGACTTGCACCCTCGACGTACTGCAGACGCGTTACGCTCGTCTTTTGGCCGAACACGAAGCTACTCACAGCAAGCTCAAACATCGCATCAACAAACTGGAAAGGAAGTTACCGCCGCCCCACCCTGTCCAGCCAGACCATGAGCCAACCCCAACTCCTGAGACACAGCCCAGCAAATAA